A genomic segment from Bradyrhizobium sp. CB1015 encodes:
- the fliQ gene encoding flagellar biosynthesis protein FliQ — MTGPETLDVARDAIWTIVIVSSPLMVVGLVVGVIVSLFQALTQIQEQTLIYVPKILAIFATMLLALPFMADSLHAHMLRISSRIIGG, encoded by the coding sequence ATGACCGGACCCGAAACCCTCGACGTCGCGCGTGATGCGATCTGGACCATCGTGATCGTGTCGTCGCCGCTGATGGTGGTTGGCCTCGTGGTCGGCGTCATCGTATCGCTGTTCCAGGCACTGACGCAGATCCAGGAGCAGACGCTGATCTACGTGCCGAAGATCCTGGCCATCTTCGCCACGATGCTATTGGCGCTGCCGTTCATGGCCGACTCGCTCCACGCCCACATGCTGCGGATCTCGTCGCGAATCATCGGCGGCTGA
- the fliE gene encoding flagellar hook-basal body complex protein FliE: MASPTIAANAYANLARVLENSGAGKGSEPNGQSFAALLKDAVGSVMESGRKSDAQTVAMAAGKANVMDVVTAVADTDVAVSTLVSVRDRVIAAYEDIMKMPI, encoded by the coding sequence ATGGCATCACCGACAATCGCCGCCAATGCTTACGCCAATCTCGCCCGCGTGCTGGAGAACAGCGGCGCCGGCAAGGGCAGCGAACCGAACGGGCAATCCTTCGCCGCGCTGCTGAAGGATGCCGTCGGCAGCGTCATGGAATCCGGCCGCAAGTCCGACGCGCAGACGGTGGCAATGGCCGCCGGCAAGGCCAACGTGATGGACGTGGTCACGGCGGTCGCCGACACCGACGTCGCGGTGTCCACGCTGGTCTCGGTCCGCGACCGCGTCATCGCGGCGTATGAGGACATCATGAAGATGCCGATCTGA
- the flgC gene encoding flagellar basal body rod protein FlgC, whose protein sequence is MANDSSDFARSMAIATSGLRAQAGRMRVISENIANADSTAQTAGGDPYRRKVPTFSSALDRTLDAQVVTLGRIKPDQSAFRVRYEPNNPAADASGNVKYPNVNSVVEMTDMRDAQRSYEANLNIISATRRMIQRTLDILKG, encoded by the coding sequence ATGGCAAACGACAGCAGCGACTTCGCCCGCTCCATGGCAATCGCGACCTCGGGCCTGCGCGCGCAGGCCGGGCGCATGCGGGTGATCTCGGAGAACATCGCTAATGCGGATTCGACGGCGCAGACCGCCGGCGGCGATCCCTACCGGCGCAAGGTGCCGACCTTCTCCTCCGCGCTCGACCGCACCCTCGACGCGCAGGTCGTCACCCTCGGCAGGATCAAGCCCGACCAGTCCGCCTTCCGCGTCAGATACGAGCCGAACAATCCGGCTGCGGATGCGAGCGGCAACGTCAAATATCCCAACGTGAACTCGGTGGTCGAGATGACCGACATGCGCGACGCGCAGCGGTCCTACGAGGCCAATCTCAACATCATCAGTGCGACGCGCCGGATGATCCAGCGCACGCTCGACATCCTCAAGGGCTGA
- the flgB gene encoding flagellar basal body rod protein FlgB, translating to MSINDLPVLSALRTKMQWHQERQRVLSENVSNSDTPKFRPRDLVEPKLDKTGAVTGSMGPLAMTRTSASHMTPSGAASAFDQNRNAGFETRPAGNAVNLEEEMMKAASNQMDYAAATSLYSKSLRLLKTAIGKG from the coding sequence ATGTCCATCAACGACCTTCCGGTGCTGTCGGCGCTTCGCACCAAGATGCAGTGGCACCAGGAGCGCCAGCGCGTCCTGTCCGAGAACGTCTCCAATTCCGACACGCCGAAATTCCGGCCGCGCGACCTGGTTGAGCCGAAGCTCGACAAGACCGGCGCCGTCACGGGGTCCATGGGGCCTTTGGCCATGACCCGGACCAGCGCCTCGCACATGACGCCGTCAGGGGCGGCTTCCGCCTTCGACCAGAACAGGAACGCCGGTTTCGAGACCCGCCCTGCCGGCAATGCCGTCAATCTCGAGGAGGAGATGATGAAGGCCGCCAGCAACCAGATGGATTACGCCGCGGCGACCTCGCTCTATTCGAAGAGCCTGCGCCTGCTCAAGACCGCAATCGGCAAAGGTTAG